The Vigna unguiculata cultivar IT97K-499-35 chromosome 1, ASM411807v1, whole genome shotgun sequence nucleotide sequence ttAACAGAGGAAGAACAATTAATGCGGTTGGTTAATTGTTACATATCTAATTATAGTTTCCAATATATTCCTAATTTGTGTAAGACGCCAGCAACCACGCTCCAGAATGTGATTTCTGCAAATATCACATACATTATGGTTCCCACTCTCTCCGAGTGCCAAACATTGTCAAACACATGTTTCTTGATCCAGtgtacctattttttttttttttttttttcacatgcaACAATATTCGTCAGCACCTACTTTAAACAATTAACGAAGGGGTTGtgaaattaagtatgataaatCATAAAGATTGGTTCTTACCAGAGAGTTACGTGGATCTTCATAATACCATCCATTTACAAAAGCTGCAAAAATGCCCTGAGCTGCCATCACAAATACTAGCATAGCATTCATTCCTATCCATTCCAAGAACAAAAATGGAGTTCGCAGCCCCAAAACATCAATCTGTGTAATATTGTGTATTAGTACGTAGTAAGTTAGAATTTATTGTGTATTAAAGCATTCTGCACTTGTACCTACCAGTATGTAGAACCCAGAGAAAACAATTCCAGCAGCCCCAGCTGTGAAACAAACATAGCTGAAGCTGTAGAGTTGCTTGTTAATTGGGATAGCTGCAATATGTCACAAAAAAATGTTAAGATGAATCTTATTAATTGTATTCAGTTTTAACTAATTAGATAGATTTTATTTGACTAGCTTAATTACCATCTGTGAAGTGAAGGATGATGGCTATGATGAGTAACACAAACCCCATTGAGACCCAGTGTTTCAGCCTCTCCAAGTGACCCTGTCAAATTTCATAcatttattactaaattttagaTATATAACAGATGTTTGTATAACACTGGTGAAGTTTTGTAACCTTAAAGTGAATCAAGACGTGCCCATAGTGGATCCCTAAAGTGCCAGAGATGATAGCTGATATAGAACTAATCAAACAAACACTATTTGTTAAGAATTTCTGATTCatacaaaatttgtataaaagttaAACGCTGCAATTTGATTGATTCTATCTTTTTATTTGAACAAATGAAGATAATTAAACCTCAACAAGCCTTCAGGTTCAAAAGGAGCACGACACCAACTTGGAGCATCCTCACTGAAAAGACCATCTCCAGGAGAATTGAGGGTGCACGCCTATAAACGTcatagaaaaattagaaaaacaattGTGGAATGAATATGTTTAGAATAATACCAAAATAGTGTtagtttgaaaatgaaaaaaaattgaaataaaagtgTTGGACAAATTTAGCAGCAGAAGCACGTGACAGAAAGTGCTGAATAGTCAACACTCACCTTTAAGCGTCTCCACACGGGTTGAGAATAAAGATGGTTGACCCCCCAAACCTGTCGGTCCACGTGTCCGACAGCGTTACATGCTGGTCCTAGGTGTCCTCTCATCCCACAAATGACCTAATAAatggaagaaaaacaaaaggtttAAGATTTATGAAGATAGAACAAAGATTTGGACCACTCATTTGATTATGTACCGTGTATCTCTTCGGTTCATCGCCGTTAAAACGATCCACGAAACTCCAATCAGGAACGTAGAGAGTGAAGGTTGTGATCATATAAATGAGAAATGCCACAAAACCTCCAAGCCTAAGCCACACGTGTAATCAATTTCAGTTGAATTTTGTTAATCTCTCTAGCAATGAAGCAGCATATTTGAAGTCTGAAGTGTTTGTATTTTCTCACCATTGCCATTTATAAGCAGTAAAAATGGATAGGTGTCCAGAACCCAGTGTTGTGGGTCTGAGTTTGGTGGTAAATGTCTCTATTAGAGCTACAACACAGTATACAAGAGCTATTCTCTGCAAACAAAGATTCAGAAACGGGGTTATTTTGCATCATAGCCCTATATGCATTTACTTCAATTTCAACAATGTATACCTGGAGAATGCCACACCATCGGATAAATTTCATGTTAACTCCGTATACAAGGTCATTAGGAGCATGAGAGTAACCCCCTGTAAGATATTATGTATAATCAAATTTATCACTGCACcatgatttatatatatcaGAAAATGCAACGATTTGTTTTACCTTGCAAAATTATACCCCAGAAGAGAAGTTTCATCGTCCTAAGAATTATCTTCTTTACAGCATCCCTTTTCTTGGGGATTCTCTGCATCATGTTAATCAATCCAtccaaatgttaatttttagaCGAGTaacttaaaagaaattgaaaaaattgaagtatAACTTGCTTATGAAGTTATTCAGATAAAGACATATATCTATCTTGATAATTGTATATATCTGGCCTGAATCATTATTATTGAGTTATTTGACTAAGTTATTGTATAAGCAGGTGAAAATTGCACAGAACATGGTGGCATATACTCATACCTTGAGTGCAAGGGCTATGGCAACCCCaacaatgaaaagaaagaaaggcaTAACGAAATCGGCCAAAGTACATCCATTCCATGGGGAGTGATCAATGCGTGGATAAGCTTCACCAGCATCGTCTACCAGGATCATCAACTGCACATAAATTAGGGGTGAAAAATGTTTACCTGTTAATCCTTATTCGTAAAAGCGGTGGTAAGATGCtctgaattttaaatttaactcaacaacaaaaaaatccGTTTATAAGTTGAAATTTGCATTTATAcatgttctttaatttttttttatatttgtggaATCTTTTACGCATATtacgaaatatatatatatatatatatatatatatatatatatatatatatattaattacgaGACTAGATATTAATAGATGGATCAAATAGGtttaacaaacaacaaatattccagtaataatgatataatacgtccaacaaataataaatctcatTAAAACTAACTTTGAATCACTTTGATAcgatattaaaagtaaaaaagtaaaccttaagtagagatgtcaaaatgagttttaacaCGTGAGTCAACCATAAGTCTAAGTCAATCTTAACAAATTGGatattaagaagtgaattttaaatataatttaaccttaTAAAATCGGCTTGTAAAATGAAGTTTGTACTCATTTACATATTGTAATtaggaatgaaaaaaatatatgtgtCCACAGCCCTACAAGTATTCGGAAATAAATTTCCCAAGTAGATAGTCGGTACCCGCGGGTAAggattaacaaatatattaatacccATTTATAGACGAGTCGAGTACGAGTATCATATTACTCGTACCACGAATATCTGTTacttgtaaaaaattaaaattaaaatttaatttatatttttattaagtcgTGTATTTTTTTGTTGCGGTCAGATAACTGGTAGACACTATTTGTGTCTAACCTAACTCATTGTCATTCTAACATCGTACGTATTACTTTTAATTGATGTGAGACTTCTAACATATCTCACGACCTAAAAAATTGTTTCGATAtgatttattcatatttataatagatgtaaaattttcaatatatcaCACTTAAAAATAAACTGATCGAACTTGAGATcagatatttataaataatttagtaaaaatatgattgatatatatatatatatatatatatatatatatatatatatataaataaaattgtgacGTAACATTTGTTCAGAGAAAAACCAAATTAAGATGACCTGAACCTTTATTATATTGTTACTTTTATATCTTTTCCAAAAAAAACCTTATTTTGGGatttaatatctttttgatcttgaaaaaattgtgtttttttcgTTGGTTGAtgactttattttgttttaaatctcCTGAGCAAAGGTTccttattaaaaatatactcaCATTAATTAGGACTAAAAAtttagaaagaagaaagaacTAATTTAAGGAGTTGTGATAGCTTCAGATCATTTTGTGACTATGTAAAACCCATGTCTCAAGATTAAGCTTGTGTTTGTTTTGTACTAAAATCAACAATTTCTTTACAGTGTTTTTAACGAAAACAACATTTAATTGGTCTATAGTAAGTCTCTAGAATGAGAAGTGtaatatatttagattttaaatttaatattggaTTCGAGATTCacttaagagaaaaaaagtctTAATTATATTCTATCTTATGTCCCTATTACCAAATAATAGGACAGATATtaacttttaaacttttatatatatatatatatatcgctACTATAAAAACATGTATATTTAATGTTTCTAAACTTAAATATATCTTCAGCTTttactaaaacaaatataaatttaggactacaaaatttaaaacaatcgTTGTATCCACAATATATCATTAAACTTTATagtaatgaaaattatttttttaataaagttttgaataaaCTTTTGATAATACATACATAATAACATATGAATGGAAGAAAGATGTGATTTgtgttaaaaagtaaattttatagaaaaaaaaagtcaaatatcaTAATCCTTAAGACAAATATGCATGGAATACTatggataataatattttgacaactttattttataatataaataaatattttttaaatgattttaaaatattaaaaataaaaaaaaatcacttaaaaaataaatcttaaaattataaaaaaaattatcaaaatttaatagtaaaaaatgATTTTCCACAATTGTTTGCAGAATGTTTGACAAAGAAAAGGGTTTAGAGAGCACAAACCACTATGGTGAGACCCCTAAATGCATCGAGGGTTGCAACCCTTTTGGTATTCTTCTTAACCACCGGTGGCTCCGCCGCCTCATCCACAGCCACAGGCTTAGCCATTGTGTCTCTGTGATGCTCAACAGTAGAACCTCCGTTACCGGTTTTAATGGTTACCTGCTTCTTCAAATCATTCTTATTACCATCTTCATTCAGTGGTGAATTCAGGCCTTCTTCCATTTTCTTAGTTCCTTCATCCATTGTGAACTGTATTCAACAAAGTTCAAATGTGTCCTTGTCTCTTCCTCTTGCACTGGAATAGAACAATTATATATAGAGAGAAGATAGAAATAAAGAATTAATGTGACAGAGAGGTCCAAATTAATGAAGTAGAAGGCCGGCATTGTTGGCTTCATCGTCAAGGTGGAAGTGTTTCATATTACATTACAAATACAAGAGACAGATGAAGAACTTTGGCTATTGTTTTTTTTCAAcagaaacaaatataaaaaaaggacATTGGAGAGAAAGACAGGAAAGAGGTCAACACTCTCATTTGTTATATCAGTTTCAGCACAGTCTAAACTTCGAATAATTTCTTTTGGATGTGTTTGGACAGTGCTAATTGTCCggctaaataaagtaaaatataaaacaaagatGATAAACAGCAAAAGAGCTTTCAAATAGTTAATTACTCATTTTCTTATAATGAGCATCAAAAGATGATGCATATCTTGAAATCCTAGTTTGTAGTAACAGATTTTTCATCACTTTCATCGGTAACTTCCATTCAGAGAACATCTTTATTtaatcaaagaagaaaaaaagtcttgaaaaataaattaaaaaaattaaaaagtgattaaCCGTCAAGATTGTAATTTGagtatagtgaaaaaaaaaaattagagatgaCAATAGGAGGCAACCAGCTCACATGTTCGCAATAAAAAGTGTGGAACGGTCTGAATATTTAGGTCGCTGGCCCGCTTAGGCCTGTTCCGATTAACTTGCGATCCACACATAACTCAAATTGATTTAAATCTATCAAATTCCATGATATCAACATAATATATCATGTGAGTCTTTTATAAGTAAGTTGTTCATTAGAGTTTTTTCTCGGTCCATCCAAAAGCAACTCTATTATTCACATGTTTTACCTTGTTCTAAATCTAGATCAAAGATCAaactcatatttattttcaacatACTTGTActtaaaattatgtattataaaatttgaatattttttttaagaaataggctataaattttttatttttattaatttaattaaataaaaataaggattGTTTACGGTTAtactttttcaattattaatttagtGCTTACTTATTTACTATtgtcttaattatttaatatattttcatttttaataaaacatttatttatttattgaaaaataataattattttaaattataatg carries:
- the LOC114190909 gene encoding heparan-alpha-glucosaminide N-acetyltransferase-like, which codes for MDEGTKKMEEGLNSPLNEDGNKNDLKKQVTIKTGNGGSTVEHHRDTMAKPVAVDEAAEPPVVKKNTKRVATLDAFRGLTIVLMILVDDAGEAYPRIDHSPWNGCTLADFVMPFFLFIVGVAIALALKRIPKKRDAVKKIILRTMKLLFWGIILQGGYSHAPNDLVYGVNMKFIRWCGILQRIALVYCVVALIETFTTKLRPTTLGSGHLSIFTAYKWLGGFVAFLIYMITTFTLYVPDWSFVDRFNGDEPKRYTVICGMRGHLGPACNAVGHVDRQVWGVNHLYSQPVWRRLKACTLNSPGDGLFSEDAPSWCRAPFEPEGLLSSISAIISGTLGIHYGHVLIHFKGHLERLKHWVSMGFVLLIIAIILHFTDAIPINKQLYSFSYVCFTAGAAGIVFSGFYILIDVLGLRTPFLFLEWIGMNAMLVFVMAAQGIFAAFVNGWYYEDPRNSLVHWIKKHVFDNVWHSERVGTIMYVIFAEITFWSVVAGVLHKLGIYWKL